The sequence TTTCTGAAAAGTTCTTCCTGCCAGTTAGTGCCTTCACCCAGGTACTTTGGATTTACAAATTCCGGCCGGGTGTCAAATCCCCATCCTAAACCTGTATTCCTTTCATTTATAAAAGTTGCGTATTCCCTTAAATTCATCACAGGCAACTTTTTTGGTATTTGCTGGTAGCCTGCATACATGTCATACGAAATACTAGGCGGAGCCACCTGTCCTCTCTTGGTGGTGATTACTATTACCCCATTTGTTGCCTGTGAACCGTAAATGGCTGTAGCGGATGCATCTTTCAACACATCAATAGACTCAACTTCAGAAGGATTGAGCCCTGCCAATGGATTCACTCCCGAGCCCAATGAAGCTGTACTGCCAATGATGATTCCATCTATTACATACATCGGAGAACCTCCGCCAAAAGAAGACAAGCCACGGATCTGTACAGACACAGCTCCACCTGGTTGACCTGATATTTGTTGAACCACTAATCCGGAAACCTTTCCCTGTAAAGCCTGGTCCAGGGTTACTGGTTGTGTTTTACGAATCTCTTCACCGGAAACCGAAGAGATGGCGCCGGTAACGTCTGGCCGTTTTACTTTGCCATAACCAATTACTACCACATCTTCCAGCTGTGAAATATTCTCAGTCATTTCTACTTCGACGAAGGTGGTTTTGGCAAAAATTTCATTTTTCTGGTAACCAATCATGGAAACTACTAATACACTTCCAGTAGAAGCATCTATCGTAAACCTTCCGCTTTCATCGGTAATAGCGAAACGGCTTGTATTTTTTAAGGTAACGGTCGCTCCCGGAATTGGAGACGATTTATCTTTACTGATGATTCTACCATTAATTTTGGTTGTTTGTGCGGAGAGGTTTATACCAGACAGGAATCCCAAAAGGATACCCAATAGCGGTAGTATTCGCAAGCGAATCATTTTGGTTGACTTCATTTTTCATAATTTTAACGTACGTGGATGATGATCCTCTGCTGACATTCTTCAGCGAGGAGGACATTTTATAAAGTCAGAACATAGTTGACAGGAGCGCGGCAATGGTTTGCGCTGTCCTCATAAGTCACTTTTTCTTATATGATTTGTAAGAACCTCAGATTCAATAACCTGAGGTGAACGATTAAGTAAAGGGATTAAAAAAGGAAACAGGTGATCTGGATCTGCAATATAGGCAGATGGACTTGCCAATAAGTCTCCATACGAGACATAGGGCGGCAAGCGAAGTAGCAGCAATTGTAGTTTCATATACGTGGATTGAATATTGTAAAGCTATTCTGAAGTTGTCGGAAACAGGGGGGTCAAATGATTCAACAAGGGGGGACAAATGTTACAAATGACTGAATATCATAGGTAATATTTCGATGAACAGGTTATTAAAGACTTTTATTCTTAAGGTTTTCCACATACTCGGAAGGTGTAGTTTTGAACTCTTCTTTGAAAAGCTTACGGAATATTTTGGGATCATTAAATCCTACCTGGTATGCCACCTCAGAAATAGACAATCCACTTTTAGCAAACAATTGAACAGCTCTTTTCAAGCGGATCGAACGTATAAAATCCAACGGCGACTTGCCGGTTAGCGAATGTATCTTTCTGTATAAGGTAGCCCTGCTCATATACATTTCCTTACTGAACTCATCCACTGAAAATTCCGCGTTGTCTATTTGATTTTCAATAATTTCCAATGCCTGTTTAAGGAATTTTTCGTCTACGGGGGTTATAGTTACCTCTCCGGGATTGACCTCAATCTGCTTTTGGAACCTTTTCTGCAATAATCTTTGCTGGGCCAGCAAATTATTAATGCGTGAAGCCAGGATCTCAAAGGTGAATGGTTTCGTAATGTAATCGTTTACGCCTGCTTTCAACCCCTCCAGTTGTTTTTCTTCACTTCCCATGGCAGTGAGCAGTATGACAGGAATATGTGCGGTGAGCATTTCGCTTTTAATTTTTTTGGCGAACTCAACACCGTCCATTAAGGGCATCATGATGTCGCTTACCACAAGATCAGGATTTAACAGTTTTACTTTCTCCCAGCCTTCCTTTCCATTTGTGGCTTCTTCAATATGATACTCCCCTCTCAGGTTATCCTTTAAATAAAAGCGTATGTCTTCATTGTCTTCAACTATGAGTATTGTCTTCTTCCTGTCACCTTTTTTATGCGTTTCAACTACTATTTGCTCCCCATCTTCTGAGAATATGGGACTAGTTAAGGTTCTACCTGAAGCAACATATATTTTTCTTGCGGGAAGCAATACTGTGAAACAGGTACCCTGATCTGGTTCGCTTTTAACAGTGATGATGCCGTTATGTAATTTTACAAACTCTTTTGTGATGGCCAGGCCTATACCGGTTCCCTGGTTTACCATGCTCTCCGGAACATCTGTCTGAAAAAACCTTTCAAATACCCTTGCCTGTTGATCCGCGGGGATACCAATACCTGAATCTTCTATTTCGATAGCCAGCGTTCCATCGTCCTCACTATTTTCCGGTTGTTTATACGTCAGTTTAACGCTTACCGTTCCGTTATCATGCGTATATTTAAAAGCATTGGACAGCAGGTTGAATAAAATCTTTTCAATTTTATCCTTATCAAAGTAAACCTCCAGGCTATCTATGTTAGACGAGAATGAAAATCTGATCGTCTTTTTTTCTGCAAGATCCGTAAAAGAATCACTGGTTTCCTTGCAAAATCTGACGATATCACCTATTGAGGGATGCAATTTTATTTCCTGTACGTCCATCTTCCTGAAATCGAGCAGCTGATTTACAAGATTTAATAAGCGTTTAGCATTACGCTGTACCAGATTTAATTGTTTAACCTGTTCTTCATCCACAGTCTGTTTAATGATCTTATCCAACGGCGCTATGATAAGGCTTAACGGCGTGCGGAATTCGTGGCTTACATTGGTAAAGAATTTCGTCTTTACCTGTTCCAGTGCATGTGCTCTTTCTGCTTCTGTGCGTTGTTGCCGAACTTCAAAGCGCATATGTATCCTGTCTAATGTAATACGCCGGATAAGCAAAAACAATCCAGTAATGATCAACAGGTATATAATATAAGCGATAGAAGTTCTCCAAAATGGGGGTTCAATATTGATCTGCAGTGTTTTTACATCACTCCACAATCCGGCCCTGTTCAAAACTTTTACTTTGAAAACATAATGACCTGGATTAAGATTTGTATAGGTGGCTCTCCGCTGGTTGCCATCGGCATACAACCAGTCTTCATTAAATCCTTCCAGCATGTATGCATATTTATCATATGCATTATGAAAAAAATCCAGGGCAGCAAAGTCAATAGAGAAAACATTTTCTTTATATTTCAGGTCAATACTTTGAAGCTGAGATAAAGAACGTTTGAGTAGCACCCGGTTGTTGACGGATTCTCCGGGTTCAACATTCTTATTTAATATCTGAAAACCGGTGAAAACAATCTTAGGATGATAAACGGGTTTATTGATAACAGCAGGATTAATAATGTTAAAGCCCGAGGGTCCGCCAAAGATCAATTCGCCAGTGCTCGTCTTTAATGCTGCGTTATCGTTGAATTCACGGTTTTGCAGGTTATTGGTGGCATCATAACTGATGACAGAAAAAACAACATGGTTATTATCCTGGTGCGGTATGGCGTTACATAGCCCATTAGGCGTGGAAATCCAAAGCGTTTGATGGTTATCCTCAAGAATATTCAGGATCATATTATCGGGAAGACCGTCAGCTATTGTGAATGCCTGAAACTCCTTTTTTTGATCATCAAACAAATTCAGACCTTCTCTGGTTCCTACCCAAATCCGTCCCTTACTATCTTCCAAAAGACAGATAATACCATTATCGCTCAAACTATTCCTCTTATTTGTATCCTGATAAAAAACAGCCGCAGTTTTATTCTTTTCCATCACCCCAATACCTGAGGCTGTCCCAATCCATAAATTGCCCTTTCTATCCTGCATCATAGCGGAAACATAATCGGAAGGTAAAACTCCCTTTCCACTTTTATAATGATGAAACTGATTTGTTTGTTTGTCAAAACGATCTAGTCCCCCTCCCAATGTGCCGATCCACAAATTCCGATCGCTGTCTTCAAAAATTTCCCAGACTTTGTCATCTGCCAGACTTGAAGAATCATTGTCACTATGCCGGTATCGGGTGAATTTCTCACCGTCGAAACGATTGAGCCCTCCCAGGTAAGTTCCTATCCAAAGTATATCTTCATCATCTATCCACAAACTCACTATTACATTTTCGCTTAGGCTGTTTTTATTTTGGGGATCGTACAGGTACTGTTTGAAAGTATTATTTTTCCTGTCAAAATAAATCAATCCTCCGCCATTGGTACCAATCCAGATATTACCTACCTTGTCTTCAGCAAACCGGTTTACATCATCGAATTGCAGGCTTTTTGCATTTAATTCCTGGTGATGATAATATGAAAACTGAACGATATTACTATTATAATAATTCACGCCTTGCTTGTAGGTTCCCAGCCAAATAATTCCCTGATCATCCCTATACATGGTAGTGATACTGTTTTGGCTGATGCTCTTAGGATCATTGGGGTTATTTACCAGATAACTGGTGTTGAGGCCGTTCTTCTTATCGATCAGCGTTACCCCTCCATGATCGGTTCCGACCCAGATCAAACCATTACTATCCTGCACAACCTGGCTGACCAGTTCTGAATTCAATCTGGTTGGATAAGAATGCTTATCAAACTGACTGATGGTATTATCGGCCGGGTGAAAAAGAAAAATGCCAAAGTTGTACCCCCAAAGCCAGATATCGCCATCATTATCTATAAAAAGACGATAGAAGTTATCACCTTTATGCCGTTTCTGTAAAGCAGTGGTGGAAGAAATTATTTTGTCCTGATGGATGTCATATTCCTGTAAAAAACCGGATTGATATACCAGCCACAACTTTCCGTCCTTTGTTTCATTTATGGAAGTAATCTTTTCAGTAAGAGAAACAACTTTCTGCTTAAATGGCTTTACAACTTTATCACTATCCGAGTACAAAAACAAACCCTTGTCTTCATACAGGAACCAGTATCTATGGTTGTTTCCTTTTACTATATTAGAAATAGCACCGGATGGCAAACCGATGGAATGTAAATAGTTATCATAGTTGGTATTAAACTTCTCTGTATCCGGATTATAAATACAGGGACCGCCCATTGTTGACACCCATAGTTTTTTATCCGGAAGCTCATAAAGTGACAATATATTGTTGTCCCTCAGTGAAGAACTGTCATTATGATCTTTACGAAAAATTCTACAGGAATATCCATCATAGCGATTAAGGCCATACGTAGTTCCAAACCATAAAAACCCGTCCCGATCTTTTAACAATGCGGTCACCTGATTATGTGACAGACCGTTATAGGTATTAAGCCTGGAAAAATTATAATGTTCGCTTTGTGCTAAAACAGAAAGAGATTGTAAAAACGGAATAATCCAGAAAAGGTAACGCATTGCATCAGGTTTGACATTTAAAAAATTGCGTTTTCCAACTAAAACCAGGTCTACAATCTCGTAATATAGGAGCTAATAAATTTAACAGAAGTATGAGTTTCATAAAAAAGCTGAAATATCACTTCAAAAAAGGTGTCAAAATAACAATAAAAAAATAAAGAACCAACTCTTCGTAGGGAAACAAATTTCCGATATGTATTATTCTACCTATATAACAGCTTTAACAGGACTTTTCTTTACTTAAAACTGGCTATCAATTTATCATTGATGTGCCGAAATTTTAATGCTTATATTGGGAAAACCAGATACTGCTTTCCAAAAAGGTAATTTCAATTGACATAGTAATTAATTTTACAACATGATTAAAATTCACTAAAAGCAATTAGTGGTTTCATGTTAAGTGTTTTTTGTACAAACTTTTCTATTTATTTTGAAATTATTGATCTATTCCCGGCATCAAGCCTGGTAAATAGTCATTAACGTATCAGCTAGTTTTTTTTTTAATATGCAGACTTCGCTTGGGGCTTCCCACAGATAATTTCTACTATGCCAATTCAATTATTTAACATGAAATCCCTCCTCTTAATTCTATTCCCGGTTCTGCTCACCATTTCTACAACAGGCCAAACACACAATACCGTTAGCTTCCAAAATTCCACAAAGCATCTTTTTTATTGACATCATTTCGGTTACAGTGGGCTTTTTATTGTACAAGGACTTTTGGTCATAACGGGAAAGTGTCCAGAAGCCGCCCCCATTAGGAGATGTTCATATCAAAACTCAGGGAAAACTGGAATTTGATCGGAATACTTTGTAATTTGTGTTCTATGATCCGGTTATATGAAAACTTCAACCAGCGCAGGGCAAAGGTAGAACTATTATATGCTGATGGCGTAATGAACATGGCTTTCTGCCAGTACCACCGTTCTTCCGAGGATGCGTTCTTTATGCCTTACGCTGCACTTACCTACGTACGCGAAGGCCGGAAAGTGGTTTTCCTGAACGGTGAACAATATGATATGAAAACTGGTGATGCGCTTTTCGTTCCGAAAAATTCCATATTATATTCTGATATCCTTGTGAAGAGGGAGCCTTTCGTAAGCCTGAACCTACTGCTTGGCGATGCGGATATCCTGCTCAGTCCCATGGCATGCCATATTACTGACCGTATGCAGCTGCAATATTACGCCAGCGCTCACAACATGAGTCTGAGCACTTTTAAACGATGGTTCAAAAAGAACGTGGGCTGTAGTCCTGGTCAATGGATGATCGAAAAACGTTTACAACAAGCCAAATACCTTCTGCAACACAAGCGTCTATCCGTGAAGGAAGCCTGCTATAGGAGTGGATTTGAAGATGTATCTTACTTTATCCGCAGGTACAAGCTGGCCTTCGGCCATACACCAGGTCAAGTAGCAATTTGACCTTTTTGTCTTATTCCATAATATTCCTACGCTGTACTTTTATCAAAAAAAATATGATCTCACGCGAACAATCCCTACAATTTGCGGACGAATGGGTAGCCGCATGGAACGCGCATGACCTTGATGCGGTACTCGAACATTATACAGAGGATTTTGAAATGAGCAGTCCCTTTATACTACAAATGGGCATCAGCCCGGATGGCCGCCTGAAGGGAAAGGATAACGTGCGGAATTATTGGGAAAAGGCGCTGGTGAAATATCCGGATCTTCATTTCGAGCTGCATGAAATCTTATCATGCATGAATACGGTGATCATTTACTATTCGAGTGTTAATGGAAAGAAAGCGGCAGAATTTTTTGTGTTTGATGAGGATGGGAAGGTGTTTCAGGCGATGGGGCATTACAATTAGAAAGATCGCAGTTAGTTTTGGCTAAGCTATATTGAAACCCCTGGCTACAACCTTCGCCATTGTATCTCGTACGGATGCCATGCATCTTTTAAATGCATGGCATTCTGCATAGCTTATATCTATTTCCCATATTATATAATTATATCCGGTACCAGCTCATGTAATTTCAGTTATTAATTATGTCAAGTCGGTCATTTTAAGAAATTCCTCTCCATTCTTCGTCCCACATTTGCCTAAAATCAAGCACAAAAATGAACTGGACCAAGACGAAGAAAATATTGTTACTCCTATCCGTAGTAATTATTTTATTTGCAGGTATTTATTTCAAATTAAGTGAAAATCAGGCAGCTGTTCAAAACGAAATTAAAGAAGAGCAAAGCCTGGGATGGTATAATGCACAGGCAACTATTGTTCGTGATTCTGTATTTATAGATTCTCTTATATATCGTGGTTCAGTGGAGGCGGGCCAGACTATTTCCGTAACTACTGAAACAGAGGGTAAGATAATTTATTCAGGCATCGAGAAAGGAAAACAGGTATCAAAAGGAACGCTGTTAGCAAAATTAGACCCTGTTACTAAAACAGCCGCGCATAAGATCAATCAGGATGCATATGACAAAGCGGTTAAAGATTATAATAACCTGAAAGCCCTGTTAGCGACTGGTAATGCGTCAGCGATCGAAGTCTCAAATGCAAAATTGCAAATGCAAAATACGGAATCGCAATTAAGTATCAGTGAAAAGCAATTGTCCCAGACAATAGTAACTGCTCCTGCCAAAGGCGTCATTTTTGAGAAGAAAGTAAATATCGGTGAATTTGTTAGTTCCGGCACACAATTATGTGCAATTGCAGCCCTGGACGAAGTTAGAATCACTGTCTATTTACCTGAAACATTGATTGCAGGTATTAGGATCGGTGACAATGTAAAAATAAAAGCAGATGCCTATCCAGGTTTGATATTTTCAGGTAAGGTAAATGCTATCATTCCAGTTTCTTCTGATGCTAAAACTTTCCCCACAGAAATTATAATTAAAAATGATCGTCCATCTAAGCTACTAGCAGGGATGAGTACATCTGTTGTTTTTAACGCAGATAAAACAAGCATAGGCATTGCCATCCCCCGTACTGCTATAACTGCAAATAAAAAAGGAAATTTTGTTTATGTGATCCACAGATCTGACAAAGCAGTATTGACACCTATTACTATTGGAAAATCATATGGTGATTATATAGTGGTATCTGATGGTCTTCATAAAGGAGATACCATCATGATCAATGGTATGCTGAATGCAGCCGATGGTAAGCAAATTCAACATCTGGATATTCACCAATCATTCTAAACTATTTAATGTTTCAATATGAGCATCACCGGACTGGCTATTAAAAGGCCGATCTTATTTATAGTACTATTCCTGATTTTAGGTGGATTAAGTTTTCTTAGTTACCAGAATTTAAAATATGAATTACTCCCAAATCTAGCTACTCCCTCAGTTACCATCATCACCGCTTATCCTGGTGCTTCACCGGAGGACGTGGAAAACAGCGTGACAAATAAAATTGAAGAGGCTGTATCCACAGTTAGCAAAACCAAAAAAGTAAGCGGCAATTCTGCTGAGAATCTTTCTGTTGTTTCTGTCGAGTTTGTGGCAGATGCAGATCAGGACCAGGCATTACAAGATGTTCAGCGTGCTATTAATACTATACTTGCAGACTTCCCCGCTGGCGTGAAGACACCTGTGTTAGAAAAATTCAATGTGAATGATTTACCTGTGGTAAAGCTGGCGGTAACATCAGATCTAAGTGCAGGTGAATTATATGACCTGGTAAATAACCAGATTAAGACAAGATTAGCGCAGCTAAAAGGAGTAGGTAAAGTAAAGATATTAGGAGGGACACCAAATGAGATTAAAGTACTTGCCAGGCAGAATAAACTAACAAGTGCGGGACTACCGATCACCGCTTTGTTTGAAGCCATTCAGAGAGAAAACCTTGACTATCCGGTTGGTACAATTAAAGACGACGATGCGCAATTTGGTGTACGGTTAAGTGGCAAATTGACGGACACCAACCAGGTGAAAAGCATTGTGGTAAAAAAATTCGACGATGGCAGCATTATAAAAGTAGGTGATCTGGCATATGTCCATAGTGGCCCCAGGGAGGAAGATGTGCGCTGTCGTTTAAATGGAAAATCATCAATAGGCATTTTTATAAATAAACAATCTGGATCTAACGCAGCAGCGGTGGCAAAATTGGTCCGGGAGTCCATTGTTGCTATTGAGAACGATTATAAACAGGATCATTTGCAATTCAATGTTGCACAGGATAGTTCTGAATTCACGCTTGCCGCAGCTCATCAGGTATATGAAGATATAGGAGTAGCTATTTTCCTTGTGGCAATGGTAATGTTGGTATTCCTGCATAGTCTTAGGAATGCAGTCATTATCATGGTATCTATTCCTGCATCTCTTTTCAGCGCATTTATCATGATGTATGCGCTTGGGTATTCACTTAATCTGATGACATTACTTGCTATAAGTCTTGTAATTGGTGTATTGGTAGATGATTCAATAGTGGTCCTTGAAAATATATACCATCACCTTGAAATGGGGAAAGATAAAAGAGTAGCTGCCCTGGATGGGCGTAATCAGATTGGTTTTGCGGCCTTATCGATCACGTTTGTGGATGTAGTTGTGTTCTTGCCAATGACATTAGTGACCGGACTGGTAGGCAGTTTGATTAAAGAGTTTTCACTGGTAATTGTTGTATCTACCTTGTCAAGCCTGGTTGTCTCTTTTACACTAACCCCTATAATGGCTTCAAGGTTTTCAAAACTTGAACACCTGGATGCTCAGACATTCTTAGGTAAATTGGGACTTTGGTTTGAAAGCCGGATCCAACAATTGACACAAGGGTATGGGAGACTACTTAACTGGAGCTTAAAACATAAAATCATCATTGGGATTGTTGCTATTTCAACACTTGGAGGGGCTGTTTCATTATTGACAACAGGAATCGTAGGAACTGAGTTCTTACCTGCAGCGGATAAAGGGGAAATGAGTTTGTTTATTGATTTAGAAGCAGGTACAAAACTTAAAACAACAGATTCAACAGTGAAAGTGATAGAGAAAAAGTTGAAAAACATCCCGGAAATAACCAGGACATTTTCAAATGTTGGTTATCAGAATGACGGATTTGATGAAAGATATAATACCAATATTGCTACTATTAATATTACTCTGGTACCAGTAAACGAAAGGGGAAAATCACTGGCAAAATTAGCAAGGGAGGTAAAGTCGCTTGCAATGCAGGTGGCAGGTGTGAAAAGCAGAGTATCACCAATAGGTCTGTTTGGAGCAAATGAGGCTCCTATACAATTATTAGTTACGGGTACAAACCGGGACAGTGTAAACCTGGCTGCTGAAAAGATCTTGCAAATTATTAAATCTATCAGGGGAATATTAAGTCCCCGTTTATCCACTCAGGATGGAAAGCCAGAATTGAAGCTGGTGCTTGACAGGGAAAAAATGGCGAGAATGGGATTAAGTACAGCTGTTATAGGAGAAGCATTACGTATGAGTATTTACGGATATGATGAGATGAAATTCCGTGATCATGATAAAGAAAAGGATATTCATATCCAGTTAAATGAAAGCGACATTAATCATACAGCTAACCTGATGCAGCTGAGTTTTATAAATGAACAGGGACAGGTAGTTTACCTCAACCAGTTTGCGGAAGTATCAAAACAGGCAGGTTCATCAGTACTTAACAGAAGGAACAAACAACCGGCTGTTACTATTTTAAGCCAGGTGTCAAGCCGCCCGGTAGGCGATGTAGGTGAAGATATTAAAAATGCGATAAATGGTTTACATCTCAATAGTAGTATTACAGTGAGATATGAAGGTGACCTGGAAATGCAGGATGATTCATTTGGTAGTCTGATAACAGCATTACTTGTATCCTTAATATTTGTATATCTTATCATGGTATTACTATATAATAACTGGATCTCCCCATTTATTATTCTGTTCTCTATCCCGCTGGCACTTTGTGGAGCATTATTAGCATTGGCCCTGACCGCGAAGTCATTGAACGTATTTGCGATATTTGGTTTAATCATGATGATGGGACTGGTGGTAAAGAATGGTATCCTGTTGGTTGACAGAACAAATGAATTGCTGGGAGACAATGTCAGTACTGGTAAAGTAATTCAGGCTCTGATAGAAGCTGGTGAATCCAGGTTCAGGCCGATCCTGATGACCACCCTTGCAATGGTAATTGGCATGTTGCCACTCGCTTTGGCAAGTGGCGCCTCTGCTGCCTTTAGTAGCGGACTGGCATGGGTACTGATTGGCGGCTTAAGCAGCAGTATGTTCCTGACCCTGGTGGTAGTACCCGTTGTATATTACCTGGTAACAAAGGTAAAAAGACTGTTTCACGCCAGAGGTGGCAAACGCATGGCATATATACCGGCTAAAGCTATCCTGTTATTAATGGTACTTTCCGGTTTCACAATGAGGAGTAAAGGTCAGGAGCAAGTATCGATATCTTTAAAGCAAGCCATTGATTCAGGTTTAAATGCCAACCAACAAATTAAATTAGCTCAGATTGAGGCTAAAAAGGCTAAATACGGCCTGAAGGAAGCCCAATCTTATTTATATCCGCAAATAGAAGCAACGGCTACTTATATGCGTAATATAAAACCTGCTGTATTTTATCTACCAACCTTTAGTGTGAATGCAGCCGGGCAGGTTACCTATGATGCTAAACAACTACAGGCTGTTCCTGCATCTGCTGCAAATGCTTACAATGGTACAGTCAATGTCAGCATGCCTTTATTTAATGCCTCCGTTTTTGGAAATATTAAATCAGCAAAATTGAATGAAGATCTGCAGATGGCAAATTTAGCACTATCCCGCTGGGAGCTTGCTGATGAGATCCGTAAAGCCTATTTCAATATCCTGGTTACAAAGCAGAACCTGGTGACAGCAAATGCAGCATTGAATAGGGCTGAGCAACAGTTAAATGAGAGTAAAGCACTAATGTCAAATGGGTACGCGAGTAGTAATGATACATTGATGGCCTGGAGTAAAGTGTCATTGATGAATATAAATGTTAACAAGGGGCAAACAGCTGTAGAAATGAGCTCCAATTATCTGAAAAGCCTCCTGGACCTTTCCCCTGATGCAGATCTCGATTTGACAGATAGCATATCAATGTCATTATTAGGTAATCAGCAGCAATTATTGGATGAAATATCCAAAGCAGCCAGTAAACGCCCGGATCTTCAGGTGAATGACTGGAAAAGACAGATGGCTCAGCAGGAGATTAGTAATGAAAAAGCCAAACGATTGCCATCTTTAGGATTTGTAGGCCAATATGGTATACAGGCTCAATCCGATAATTTCAAATTCGGTAATTATCAATATCCCAATAGCCTCTTTGTAGGATTACAATTAACCATACCCATTTTTACCGGCTTCAGAACAAATGCCAGCGTGCAACAAAGTATGTTGCAACTGGACCAGCTTTCAGCCGAGCGGGCATTATTGGATAACCAAATGAGCTTACAGATACGTAACAGTATAGCATCGTTAGTAGAGAATAAGAAAAATATAGAACGGTTAAAGGAGGTATGTGCGGCAAGAGAAAGATCCCTTGACTTTATGCGTAATCGCTGGAAGATGGGTTTTGTTAAATATACTGAAGTTGCGGATGCTGATCTGGCATTGTTACAATCAAATAATGACTATACACAAGGTGTCTTTGAATATTTATCCTCCATAGCCACTCTATCTAAGGTGACGGGGAATATCCATTAATATTGTTTTAGGGTTTTGTCAAAAGCAAAACAGTTGTAGGATAAGTAGACGGGCCTGATAGTCATATCAGGCCTC is a genomic window of Chitinophaga sp. LS1 containing:
- a CDS encoding efflux RND transporter permease subunit, which encodes MSITGLAIKRPILFIVLFLILGGLSFLSYQNLKYELLPNLATPSVTIITAYPGASPEDVENSVTNKIEEAVSTVSKTKKVSGNSAENLSVVSVEFVADADQDQALQDVQRAINTILADFPAGVKTPVLEKFNVNDLPVVKLAVTSDLSAGELYDLVNNQIKTRLAQLKGVGKVKILGGTPNEIKVLARQNKLTSAGLPITALFEAIQRENLDYPVGTIKDDDAQFGVRLSGKLTDTNQVKSIVVKKFDDGSIIKVGDLAYVHSGPREEDVRCRLNGKSSIGIFINKQSGSNAAAVAKLVRESIVAIENDYKQDHLQFNVAQDSSEFTLAAAHQVYEDIGVAIFLVAMVMLVFLHSLRNAVIIMVSIPASLFSAFIMMYALGYSLNLMTLLAISLVIGVLVDDSIVVLENIYHHLEMGKDKRVAALDGRNQIGFAALSITFVDVVVFLPMTLVTGLVGSLIKEFSLVIVVSTLSSLVVSFTLTPIMASRFSKLEHLDAQTFLGKLGLWFESRIQQLTQGYGRLLNWSLKHKIIIGIVAISTLGGAVSLLTTGIVGTEFLPAADKGEMSLFIDLEAGTKLKTTDSTVKVIEKKLKNIPEITRTFSNVGYQNDGFDERYNTNIATINITLVPVNERGKSLAKLAREVKSLAMQVAGVKSRVSPIGLFGANEAPIQLLVTGTNRDSVNLAAEKILQIIKSIRGILSPRLSTQDGKPELKLVLDREKMARMGLSTAVIGEALRMSIYGYDEMKFRDHDKEKDIHIQLNESDINHTANLMQLSFINEQGQVVYLNQFAEVSKQAGSSVLNRRNKQPAVTILSQVSSRPVGDVGEDIKNAINGLHLNSSITVRYEGDLEMQDDSFGSLITALLVSLIFVYLIMVLLYNNWISPFIILFSIPLALCGALLALALTAKSLNVFAIFGLIMMMGLVVKNGILLVDRTNELLGDNVSTGKVIQALIEAGESRFRPILMTTLAMVIGMLPLALASGASAAFSSGLAWVLIGGLSSSMFLTLVVVPVVYYLVTKVKRLFHARGGKRMAYIPAKAILLLMVLSGFTMRSKGQEQVSISLKQAIDSGLNANQQIKLAQIEAKKAKYGLKEAQSYLYPQIEATATYMRNIKPAVFYLPTFSVNAAGQVTYDAKQLQAVPASAANAYNGTVNVSMPLFNASVFGNIKSAKLNEDLQMANLALSRWELADEIRKAYFNILVTKQNLVTANAALNRAEQQLNESKALMSNGYASSNDTLMAWSKVSLMNINVNKGQTAVEMSSNYLKSLLDLSPDADLDLTDSISMSLLGNQQQLLDEISKAASKRPDLQVNDWKRQMAQQEISNEKAKRLPSLGFVGQYGIQAQSDNFKFGNYQYPNSLFVGLQLTIPIFTGFRTNASVQQSMLQLDQLSAERALLDNQMSLQIRNSIASLVENKKNIERLKEVCAARERSLDFMRNRWKMGFVKYTEVADADLALLQSNNDYTQGVFEYLSSIATLSKVTGNIH